TTCATCTACACTGGAATTTAAGTAGGCTTGACTAAAATCTTCACTGAGTATTGCCTTAGATTTCCAATCTTCATTGTCAACTAAGAATCTTCTTTCGATTTCTATCCCCATAATTTATTATTTATTTCTTTCATTAAGGCTGCTGGCCCAGTGAAGTTTTTGAGTGATTGTCTTATAATAAGAAAGATTTTCATCTAAAATTATTATTGAGGTTGAATGATTAGATTTCTTTATTAAGCATGTATCATTCATTTCAATTAGACATCCACTAGATCCATCTAACCATAGCTTTATTTTTTGTTTCTTTTCTCTTATTGGCTTTATTACTAATTGAGATTCAGGAGGGACCACAATCGGTCTACTAGCAAGGCTCATTGGACAGATTGCGCTTACGATAATGGCATCTAAGGAAGGGTGTATTATTGGTCCTCCTGCGGCCATAGAGTAAGCAGTAGAACCTGTTGGGGTTGAGAATATAAGTCCATCTCCTTTGTATTTGTCAACAGCTTCACCATCTATTTCAAGCTCAAGGCTGCAAGTAGGTGATATTTCTTCTGTGCAAGATCGTAAATAGAAATCATTGAGTGCAAAAAATGATCTTTTAAGTTTGCTTTCATGATTTTTATTTTTGGTAAATATAGTTGCTTCAAGCATCATTCTTTTTTGTATATTAAATCTATTATTTGAAACTCTTTCCCAAAAATTTTCTTGCTTTAAGATATGACGATCGTGGGTCAAAAAGCCTAGATTCCCTCCAACATTGAAACTTAAAATAGGTATATTTTTTGGGGATAAAAATCTAGCGGCCCGTAAAACTGTTCCATCACCTCCTAAGACAAGAGCGATTT
This is a stretch of genomic DNA from Prochlorococcus marinus str. MIT 0912. It encodes these proteins:
- a CDS encoding NAD(+) kinase, translated to MTTNLIWILYRSDSDAAYKETLNCKEIIEGYGKEVLFSEISNETNNINQLFSLSEISPEIALVLGGDGTVLRAARFLSPKNIPILSFNVGGNLGFLTHDRHILKQENFWERVSNNRFNIQKRMMLEATIFTKNKNHESKLKRSFFALNDFYLRSCTEEISPTCSLELEIDGEAVDKYKGDGLIFSTPTGSTAYSMAAGGPIIHPSLDAIIVSAICPMSLASRPIVVPPESQLVIKPIREKKQKIKLWLDGSSGCLIEMNDTCLIKKSNHSTSIIILDENLSYYKTITQKLHWASSLNERNK